The Maylandia zebra isolate NMK-2024a linkage group LG7, Mzebra_GT3a, whole genome shotgun sequence genome contains a region encoding:
- the LOC101476659 gene encoding putative oxidoreductase YjmC, translating into MNRCLISEVEVKGFIERCMTAVGTKQHHARSLAEVLVEGDHRGHYSHGLNRMDMYVKDIQTGICAKDGEPVVEKESEATALVDGKNLLGPVVGNFCMNLAIKKANDVGIGWVVAHNSNHYGIAGYYAMQALKENMIGMSFTNTSPLVVPTRAKECTLGTNPISVAAPAKDGDSFVLDMATSAVAIGKVELHERRGDPIPEGWGCDPLGKITTDPKRVLTGGGLVPVGGSEATGGYKGYGLGMMVEVFCGILAGAQYSKYIRTWKVTDRVANLGQCFVAINPENFAPGFSDRMSDLLSIHRNLNPADLDTPVLAAGDPERMNMKKCEDMGGIPYHINVVKYMNECAKKIGVNPLLPCDKIVSG; encoded by the exons ATGAACAG ATGTTTGATCAGCGAGGTGGAGGTCAAAGGCTTCATTGAGAGGTGCATGACAGCAGTGGGTACCAAGCAGCATCATGCTCGCAGTCTAGCTGAAGTGTTGGTGGAAGGAGACCACAGGGGCCACTACAGCCATGGACTCAACAGGATGG ACATGTATGTGAAGGACATTCAAACTGGCATCTGTGCCAAGGATGGTGAGCCAGTGGTAGAAAAGGAGAGTGAAGCGACAGCACTGGTGGATGGGAAGAATCTCTTAGGCCCGGTGGTGGGAAACTTTTGTATGAATCTGGCCATAAAAAAGGCCAACGACGTTGGCATTGGCTGGGTGGTGGCACACA actCCAACCATTATGGCATTGCTGGATACTATGCAATGCAGGCGCTGAAAGAAAACATGATT GGGATGTCATTTACCAACACATCACCACTGGTGGTTCCCACACGTGCTAAAGAG TGTACTTTGGGCACCAACCCCATCAGTGTTGCGGCTCCTGCTAAAGATGGAGACAGCTTTGTTTTAGACATGGCCACTTCAGCAGTAGCCATTGGAAAG GTGGAGCTTCATGAGCGGCGTGGAGACCCCATTCCTGAGGGCTGGGGCTGTGACCCTCTGGGAAAAATTACAACAGACCCCAAGAGAGTGCTGACTGGAGGAGGACTGGTGCCTGTTGGTGGCAGTGAAGCCACAG gAGGGTACAAAGGCTATGGTCTGGGAATGATGGTGGAGGTGTTCTGTGGCATCTTGGCTGGTGCCCAGTACAGCAAATACATCCGCACTTGGAAAGTAACAGACCGTGTTGCAAACCTG GGTCAGTGTTTTGTGGCAATCAATCCAGAGAACTTTGCTCCCGGGTTCAGTGACAGGATGTCAGATCTGCTGTCCATCCATAGAAACCTGAATCCT GCTGACCTAGACACTCCTGTTTTGGCTGCCGGAGATCCAGAGAGGATGAACATGAAGAAATGTGAGGATATGGGTGGGATCCCTTACCACATCAACGTCGTCAAATACATG AATGAATGCGCCAAGAAAATCGGTGTCAACCCACTGTTGCCATGTGACAAGATCGTCTCGGGTTAA
- the LOC112429739 gene encoding mannose-binding protein C: MRLLLLFSVICLMATVSFSQPPGPPGQKGEKGDPGYPGFPGMIGPPGRDGVPGLSGIKGDRGFPGIPGYPGARGTCSATETSCPDLRALKDRLAKLELAINYHFVRRVGQKYFVSNKERGSFSRAVEFCSQQHIELALPQNEEENNALTQVFGDVYKAAWISVNNKKAEGNFEVDMKNQRLTFTKWGEGQPDKSIQDTGCTMLSENGIWQVTPECSMNAYIICQL, encoded by the exons ATGAGACTGCTTCTTTTATTCTCCGTCATCTGCTTGATGGCCACTGTCAGCTTCAGTCAGCCTCCTGGTCCTCCAGGTCAAAAAGGTGAAAAAGGAGATCCCGGATATCCTGGGTTTCCTGGGATGATAGGACCACCTGGACGAGATGGTGTTCCTGGATTATCGGGGATTAAAG GGGACCGAGGATTTCCTGGGATACCTGGATATCCTGGCGCTCGTGGAACATGCT CTGCTACTGAGACGAGCTGCCCAGACCTCAGAGCTTTGAAGGACAGACTTGCCAAGCTAGAGCTCG CCATTAACTATCATTTTGTCCGGAGAGTTGGTCAGAAATACTTTGTGTCCAACAAGGAGAGAGGCTCTTTCTCCAGGGCTGTCGAATTCTGCTCCCAACAACACATAGAGTTGGCTCTGCCCCAGAACGAGGAGGAGAACAACGCACTGACTCAAGTGTTTGGCGATGTTTACAAGGCAGCTTGGATCAgtgtcaacaacaaaaaggcagaGGGAAATTTTGAGGTGGATATGAAAAACCAACGTCTGACATTTACCAAGTGGGGAGAAGGTCAGCCAGACAAATCCATCCAAGATACAGGCTGcaccatgctgtcagaaaaCGGCATCTGGCAAGTTACACCAGAATGTTCCATGAACGCTTACATCATTTGTCAGTTATAG
- the LOC106676789 gene encoding mannose-binding protein C encodes MRLLLLFSVICLMATVSFSQPPGPPGQKGEKGDPGYPGFPGMIGPPGRDGVPGLPGIQGDRGFPGLPGYPGVRGTCSATETSCPDLRALKDRLAKLELAINYHFVRRVGQKYFVSNKERGSFSRAVEFCSQQHIELALPQNEEENNALTQVFGDVYKAAWISVNNKKAEGNFEVDMKNQRLTFTKWGEGQPDKSIQDTGCTMLSENGIWQVTPECSMNAYIICQL; translated from the exons ATGAGACTGCTTCTTTTATTCTCCGTCATCTGCTTGATGGCCACTGTCAGCTTCAGTCAGCCTCCTGGTCCTCCAGGTCAAAAAGGTGAAAAAGGAGATCCCGGATATCCTGGGTTTCCTGGGATGATAGGACCACCTGGACGAGATGGTGTTCCTGGATTACCGGGGATTCAAG GGGACCGAGGATTTCCTGGGTTACCTGGATATCCTGGCGTTCGTGGAACATGCT CTGCTACTGAGACGAGCTGCCCAGACCTCAGAGCTTTGAAGGACAGACTTGCCAAGCTAGAGCTCG CCATTAACTATCATTTTGTCCGGAGAGTTGGTCAGAAATACTTTGTGTCCAACAAGGAGAGAGGCTCTTTCTCCAGGGCTGTCGAATTCTGCTCCCAACAACACATAGAGTTGGCTCTGCCCCAGAACGAGGAGGAGAACAACGCACTGACTCAAGTGTTTGGCGATGTTTACAAGGCAGCTTGGATCAgtgtcaacaacaaaaaggcagaGGGAAATTTTGAGGTGGATATGAAAAACCAACGTCTGACATTTACCAAGTGGGGAGAAGGTCAGCCAGACAAATCCATCCAAGATACAGGCTGcaccatgctgtcagaaaaCGGCATCTGGCAAGTTACACCAGAATGTTCCATGAACGCTTACATCATTTGTCAGTTATAG
- the LOC112430775 gene encoding mannose-binding protein C-like gives MRLLLLFSVICLMATVSFSQPPGPPGQKGEKGDPGYPGFAGMIGPPGRDGVPGSPGIKGDRGFPGIPGYPGVRGTCSATETSCPDLRALKDRLAKLELAINYHFVRRVGQKYFVSNKERGSFSRAVEFCSQQHIELALPQNEEENNALTQVFGDVYKAAWISVNNKKAEGNFEVDMKNQRLTFTKWGEGQPDKSIQDTGCTMLSENGIWQVTPECSMNAYIICQL, from the exons ATGAGACTGCTTCTTTTATTCTCCGTCATCTGCTTGATGGCCACTGTCAGCTTCAGTCAGCCTCCTGGTCCTCCAGGTCAAAAAGGTGAAAAAGGAGATCCCGGATATCCTGGGTTTGCTGGGATGATAGGACCACCTGGACGAGATGGTGTTCCTGGATCACCGGGGATTAAAG GGGACCGAGGATTTCCTGGGATACCTGGATATCCTGGCGTTCGTGGAACATGCT CTGCTACTGAGACGAGCTGCCCAGACCTCAGAGCTTTGAAGGACAGACTTGCCAAGCTAGAGCTCG CCATTAACTATCATTTTGTCCGGAGAGTTGGTCAGAAATACTTTGTGTCCAACAAGGAGAGAGGCTCTTTCTCCAGGGCTGTCGAATTCTGCTCCCAACAACACATAGAGTTGGCTTTGCCCCAGAACGAGGAGGAGAACAACGCACTGACTCAAGTGTTTGGCGATGTTTACAAGGCAGCTTGGATCAgtgtcaacaacaaaaaggcagaGGGAAATTTTGAGGTGGATATGAAAAACCAACGTCTGACATTTACCAAGTGGGGAGAAGGTCAGCCAGACAAATCCATCCAAGATACAGGCTGcaccatgctgtcagaaaaCGGCATCTGGCAAGTTACACCAGAATGTTCCATGAACGCTTACATCATTTGTCAGTTATAG
- the LOC101476925 gene encoding interferon-induced transmembrane protein 5, translated as MDNHSYNFPSDCTPLTNCKSARKPVGSTVVNMGNTGKNPPRDYLVWSLCNTLYVNFCCLGFMALIYSIKARDQKTQGNLQLAQECSDKAKWYNILAAGWNLLIPLLAIVLLVLLLVHLGSSQGSFDFLGEDGLQNFLKLFSW; from the exons ATGGACAACCATTCCTACAACTTCCCTTCCGACTGCACCCCTCTTACCAACTGCAAATCTGCTCGCAAGCCTGTTGGATCCACTGTAGTGAACATGGGGAACACTGGCAAGAATCCTCCCCGAGACTATCTAGTCTGGTCGCTGTGCAACACCTTGTATGTTAACTTCTGCTGCCTGGGTTTCATGGCGCTTATCTACTCCATCAAG GCCAGGGACCAAAAGACTCAGGGCAACCTGCAGCTGGCTCAGGAGTGTTCGGACAAGGCCAAATGGTACAACATCCTGGCAGCCGGCTGGAACCTTCTCATTCCACTCCTGGCCATCGTCCTGCTTGTCCTCCTGCTCGTCCACTTGGGCTCGTCTCAGGGCTCTTTCGACTTCCTTGGAGAAGATGGACTCCAAAACTTCCTGAAACTTTTCAGCTGGTAG